GGCTCACAAGAAAAAGTGGATGCGGAatctgacatcaactgaaaaaggacaacataaaactgtttttcaaatctgtaatggctgtacatctgatgacaagaaaccaataacgcagagaccatatagaaatcaacagaaaatacaacgacctgaactagacacatatgaaaaaaaaattaatttaaaaaataaaataaaaaatctacctaccctacctattatAAAATTGGTAATCGgcaccacacaattttttttacgcccAGTGCATGTGGAAAGTTGTTTTGTTACTGCAGACATAGATAAATACTCATAGACTATTTTAGATACTCCTACTTCAAAGTATAATAAGGCATGGTGATAGACAGTTCACTGCATCTACCTCATAAGCGTGTAGAACTTGCCACAGAGCACATGCTTTACtgtatattattcaaattattcaaacaatTTAGTTAGGTAAGATAGTTTTTATTgtgcttttagttttaaaaatacACTGGCGGGATTTCCGTATGTGTAGACTTATAGCCCCAATATAAAACCTTGAAATATGACATTGTCGGTTGAAACCCAATAAGGCAACAGAGCCATACACGTGCACTTTAACCCCTCCGTGTGCTTTGGCtctgaaagaaaaaatatatatacttttagGTGATTCAAGATATTGATTTCGTTAATGACTGCATGGATATTCTTTTATTACCAATAATTTCTCATTATTAATAGTCATTAAATTTGTGCTATTCCTGGTGTTATTAGATCTAGAATCAGGTTGAATCATACTGAAATCACTTAATCAATGGGGAACTTGGCAAAACTGATTTAGGAATTATCTGACGATACAATAAAATGCATCGGCTGCCACGTCACGTaactataaaaatattattttactttcaGGTGACAGTCATTCAGAAACTTTTCGTGACTATTGGAGCTGGAGTGTTCATCGTCTGTGCTCGACCTTATTACCCAATCGCAGGCAATGTTagtaagtatataaacacttattaCCCAATAGCAGGCAATGTTAGTAAGTATATAGCAGGCAATGTTAGTAAGCGTGAAACCATCGACATAAAACTTAACTAAGACACCGTCATTTGATTATCGTGTCATTTGGTAATATCGTCCTGGGAATAGAGTACCTGTTTATACTGTGTACTAATATAGAAGATGCACAAACGTGAGATTACTGTCGTACGTGCTCAACAAAGGATGTTATTTTCTCATTCTAGGTGAAGAAGTAAAGGATTCCACTGTCCTATTTCGCATGTATTATCTATTGGTATCATGTCTGGTAAACCATCTGCAATTCATCTTTATATGGTACTTTGGTGAGTAAACATTCTGTTATTATCCTATGGAAAATACGAGTCTTCACCGCTTTCAACATGGTGTAAGAAACCTGACTAAGGAAACCAAATAGTCCCCATCTTTGAAACAGCAAGTtaataaaacaatgtaaaactgCAACTTGAACGTTTTTCGagactgttttgttagatataatgatataaatataatcTGAATATCGTATACCCTTAACAGTTTTGAATCACATGTGGGTGAATAGTAGATGGAGCTGGAAGTTTCATCTTCTGTGCTCGACCTTATTACCCACTAGCGGGCAATGCTagtaagtatataaacactttgTGAAGCAGTAAACATAGAATTGTGCAATATACCCAATACAATTGATTTTAGGGTCCGCACCAACAAATCAGTGCCCTAATAAATCCCGATTTCAGCTTATTACTATGCTAAGCATAGATAAAATATGCCACTCATTTACATGAACACTATCtagtattggtattttaaaaccattttcagtgaatatattgtcatTGTCTATACACTAGTTATAGCTAGCACAGGTTTAAGATCTAGAGTGATCGTATATTTCACAACATTTAGATTAAAggaatcaataaaacaataaccacttgttcattaatttcattaaaattactATATGAACCATTTGTTTATTTGGTATGTGCAGCTGATGCGATTTGCAACGCGTCTGGATTCGGGTTTAATGGTTTGGATGAGTTTGGTCAACCAGAATGGGATGTGCTGACCTATGTTCCTGTATACACACATCTggtaatatataaattattaaacGTCTGCATATTACATAATAACGAGGCTGATTTTATCATAGCTGCATTTCTTTGTTATAAGGGAAAAAGAAAGGCCATTTTCACAGAACCCTGCATCGCACAACGTCTGTaatactgattttttttaaaatcagcaGATCTGACTTAGAAAAGGCCTGTcatacactgtattgtatttgtgCTGATTGGCTGCCATGAAGCACTATGAATACGTAATTTATAGTAAATTTATTGGCTTTCCTGAAACGTTCAAACACATctggtaatatgcaaattattaaccGCCAGTGTATTACGTTATAGTGTCACGTAAATGGAGGTGATGCTTATACTTATGCCAAGAAGAACATTTTTAGAAGCTGTGCATCATGCTTTCTCATAGAGCATTAAAACGATAATCAAACTGACTTAGAAGAGGCAACACTGCTGTGAGATATGTTAGTTATTGTATATGTACTGATTAGCTCTCGTTAAAATACGTAATTATTGTCAATGTCCTGATTGGCCGCTATCAAACGTTCAAATAGAGTATCAGAACTTTTATTGGTAGGCACTGATGTATTCTAACCTTCACTGTTTTCAGTTTGCAACTAATTTTCACACCAGGATAGCAAACTGGAACTTTCCAACACTTCAGTGGTTAAAATTCATCTGTTACCATCGTGTATCCAGTTACAAACCTGTGTTGACTATCTTACTGTCTTTGGCGTGGCATGGTGTTCAACCGGGGTACTGCTGGGCAGCGTGCCATCTATACATCGCAGGCCTATTGTCAAACAAGGTATGATTGCATGTTTGTAGTCCAcagaatatatatttgatttgataacaTTGTCACATGACTGCTCTGAGTAACATGATTGGTTATGCACACGCCTTCTATGGGTTTGGCGAATTAAGCTGAAAGTATCCAAATCTTATCGGTATTCATCCGCCACCTTTCTTGCCCAAATCCCAAGCATCACTTTGAAGTAGTAAATGCAATTCAATTTAGTTAAAAGCCTGAACTATTTCATTTAACAGGTACATCAGTTTGCACATCCATACTTCATCCAATCCTATCAAGGTAAATTGATATACATCGTAATTAGCTGGATATTTACCACTCTATTTCAAGACTACTGGACTTTACCATTTGCTCTACAAAGTAATAACCTTATTTGCGAATTTTACAGGTATGACAATTATGTTACTTCATCTACCATCTGTATGCATCTTCTAAGTTTAAATGTATTACTGTATAAGTGTGTACTTTACTTGTGTGATATTACACCCAAAACAGTAAAAATAGTCCCCTGACTTCAACGCTTGTACTTGATATGATTTAAAAGGCTTGCAACATTAATCAATCTAAAACAGTCATACATCATTGGAGAAAAAGAGAGTTAGGGATTagttgcgtgcgtgcgtgcgtgcgtgcgtgcgcgcgcgcgcgtgtgtgtgtgtgtgcgtgtgtttgaCTGTGTTCATACATACTTGcatgtgtataattatgtttgaccctttttaaaaaattctttttctgAATTTGCAGTTCCGTCTACTTCTGTGGCCACATTAGCGCAGTGATGTTGTTACTCGTACTACCAGCGACAAAGAAGCAGACCAGTTCAAATAAAAAACCTATCAAGACATTGAAAAGTGTCGAATAGGGATTATGACATGCATAGACTAACAATGGGCTTGCAATTGGTATCATTTCTTTTATCATCATACGAGGAGACAAGTAGATCATGCTATGACAAACACAGTGCATATACATTCTTTCCACCAAGACAAATACCAAAACTAGATGTATTACTCAGACATATTGCAGATGATATTTCTTACAATGTTTTGACATTACAACACCATGTGCTGAGTTTTAACGTTACAACACAATTTGCTAGGTGTTTGTTTAATATCCATTCTTcactcttcttttttttggaaTGTGGACATTCCTGTAGACGGTAGGTATGTTGGTATGATCCTACCTCAAAGCCAGAACTGATTAAACCGAGGCTCACGGTCGGGCTCTTACAGCTCAAGGGCTAAAAACAAGTTTGTCAATTACGCCATGTCAGTGTCCACTAAAAGACGGTAGTTTATGACATACTGTGATTGCGATACCATTTCAGCTCTGTGATCCAAGCCCTCTAGCGACGAGATTGGACCGAAAACTCTGCTCTGCCAAAACCAGTCTATTCCAGGACGATCATTTCCCAGGAGTGTTTGTTTAGTTATTTCTATAATTTGTTGGATTTTGAGTGGTGGACATCTATTAAACTCATGTTCTTATAATGTAATCTGATATAGTGTTCTACGTATAACAACATCGACATAAAGTGTACAGCccatcatttatatataatattattcatCTACATGGTGAGACAGATTCTTTGGGCGCAAAGGGGGAGGGTCTTGAAAACTCCGATGGCCTGAAAGGGGAGGGGCAATATTTTGCTCTTCATTTAAACCTCAGGTTGGAGCATCGTCGCAAActacggcctgttttacggcaacgttttTAACAAGTCTCCCACTGGAtgttttatttcgaagtgtaatggtagaaataataactttggtttgcgagaatgaggaTGGCGCAGCCGTTTACCATATATATTTGCAATTTCTTGCgtaatgtaatgtgtgtatgtatgtatgtatgtatgtatgtatgtatgtatgtatgtgtgtgtgtgtgtgtgtgtgtgtgtgtgtgtttgatcaGCGTATAGCGCTGTTTGCCGTAGACTTAAAAAAAGATTGCCTTCTCACACAACGGTGACAACTTCGTTGCATACAATAACCAGATGAAAGGGCGACTGTATTTCTCTGTGTTGTGTAAGCCTTGGTTTAATATTAGTTCTatactttattatgtacagaTCGTTAGATAAATCCAATCATGTCGTCGAACTAAAGAAAaactatatatgcaaattttatatcTGTGATACGGATTATCCATATTGAGTCGACCTGTTACAATACATGGCACACATTCTGTGATGTCCTTGACCTTTATTCATCTTTATCAAAACTTATAAATCACTGTCATTTTGGCAAACCACGTGACAAGGCAAGCTGACGAGACTTGTGTCCATAGTCATTCTTGTACAAGGCTGACCTTTAACCAACACCATGTCGACGACAGGAATTCCTGTAATAGACTTCAGTGCATACAGTGTCGACAAAGATGATGTCTCTGAGGACAAAATCGAGAAATTAATTGACGAACTCTACCATGCATTTAGTACCGTTGGATTTGTTTATTTAAGTAACCATGGCATCAACTTGGAAAAGGTGAGTAGACTCGTACAATATGAACTAGTGCACGACGATTCGTTGAAAACCAGCATAGAACAACCCACCTTGGAGACCACACAAATCCAAAgtacaccaacaccaacaatAACTGCACGTGCTGCATTCTCGACAAAAAACTATATTTTCCTGCCCAAATCTTTGATTAATTTTGATATGTGATCGAGATAATGACTTTCTTCGTGGCTACATATTTAGCCTTAGATACATTTCCAAATTAGGTTTAACCCCAGTTcattcatttaatacattctacaTTTCTTCGCTATTCCAGTTAAATCAAGTATTCAATGTTGCGGAGAAGTTTTTCTCGTTGTCAAAGGAAGTGAAGATGGAATATTCTGTTCATAATAACGATGAATACCATGGCTATAACAGTCTTGGTTTTAAAgggtaattttaaaaaaatagactTTATAGGTAATTCATTCAGACATGATTTGCATAGTTTTTAGTGGTAGTGAGTAGAATAACTGCGCTACCACTACTTCTGCctcagactgtaagatacgtcgtgtcgccCCGTCATGGCCTACCTTACATACGGACTACTCCTACGTACCCTAGCTCTTATTTAACGGTACAACCACTCTGACCATGTCCAAACACTTCAATTCAGTAGGTAGGTTGCTTTCCTTGAAAGAACATCATGTACTTCCGTCAGTAATAGTGTGTTGGCAGTCAGGCATGGTAAGAACGTAGCTTTCCAACTACAACCAATTGATAAATTGTTGACCACTACTTTCGACCAAAAGATGGTTGAACAGTTATACTAATTAGACAACAGAAATAAGCCATTGAAAATCAAGGATTTCAGTATTAACGAATCTAAAATTTAAACCACGTCGAATTTGAAGGAGCAAGTAACATATATTCAAAGTTGGATCTTGgtgttcaatgtaggataaaataACTAAAATCTGTTAGTTTAGGGTTGAaacattttagttctcatcctacagaaACGATTATACTTGAAATGCAATCTAACagtgtcaaattgagaaatggagtATATAGTAAACGCTaagctatagtaaatgcatggcactaaaatacagtaaCTTGTCGATAAAAGAACCCCTTTCCTTCACTACATAtaggctttgtattcatagtagtacatactattacatactgaTATGAAATTGACTGTGctgtctgaaaaaaaaattgtcaattttgaacAATTAagttatggggggggggggggggttctaagGCTTATAACCTAATACAATCTAGTTTtttaatcctacattgaactattgatctcgctgCCCCTAAATATTCGACAAGATGGTGGATCATGAAATGCTCAATAAATgttaattatatgttgttaagTAGGAGTGGTTGgaatttagaaaaaataacattagATTGAAACAACACAAACTGGCAaggaaaaaatattgaatatagcttGTGTACAAAATGAAGTCTTTTAAATGTGAACTATGACCTTTCGTACCAACGATACATAAACCTACATAAATCGTACTGTAGTCAGAGATAACAACCATGGAGTCTTCAGAAATTACAGGGGATGTAGGTGTACGTGCAGGTGTAATCAGGTTCGCTGGGGTTGTTGCTTAAAATGTCTACAGTCTCGGGAGCGTCGCTAGCAAAAAGGGTTGCGTGTGTACTGcaccctcatcgactacattcGGCCCTGGGggccctatgtagtcgatggGAGTGCACAGTActaggatattcgagtacaattatgtggtagatatcagtacatacaaaacagccatTTCTGCTAGCGACGCTTCCGAAACTGTGGAAAATCTATCTTGATTATAATTGTTGATATTTCAGAGCTGATAAGAAGTGCAGTAGGGAAGAAGTGAAAGAAGCTTTCACATATAGGGAAAATTTTGTTGGAAAGGTAaatacataaacacaaacacagacgcGTACAGACACGCGCACGCATGCACctccccccacacacacacatacatacatacatacagacatacatacatacatacatacatacatacatacatacatcttgtGGACTATTTGACTTGCAAACCGAAATCATAGTTCAGAATACACTATATAATATTGTGGTTTGATGAGACTTGCGAGGGTTTATGCTGGCATTTATATACCAGGAAAGTGAAATTTGCATTACATGCAACAAAATAATGTCCGAGCGTGTTCTTCTCATGTCACCTTTACATCACTCAGCAAACGGAATACTTACCAAATTTCACTACAAAAGGTACCCATGTGGAGTAATGTTAAGCAATTTATACGATTGTACTTTAATTGTTTGGGCTTACATCAATgcattttatattgtattttatacaGACCATGCCTGATGAAGAGCTTCCGGAATTTAGGAAAATCCTGGTAGATTTCTACAAAATATGTAGCAAACTGAGTGGACGCCTTATGAAAATATTGGCTAAGGGACTAAACTTACCAGTAAGTTTACAGGTGACCTAGTGTGGGAACAATGTCTACATCACGTATCATGAGATGCATTCTTTCAGATGCTATAATCTATAATAATCTTCGTTTGACTAACTTCACAATTACACGTAactgaaaaataattaaatgGCGGTCACGAGTGCCTTAAAACATCTCTAAATTATCCAATGGGCTGATAGCTAGAAAAATAAAACCAATgctaggtcaaagttcatcagGTGTTGATTTTCCCTTATCAGTAATAAACTGAAATTGACCTTCACATTTACACCATCAAGGTCAGATATAATGCTCTGCCATAACTGTAAACTACAAGGTGTACCTATCTTTGGATCCCTTGAAAGTACAATCTTATGACCTTGATTTTGAAGGTCAATTGTTATCCGCGAACATATCTTACATATCGAAGAATGTAACTTTGATGCTTTGTATGAGCATTTGGTACTATTATCTGTTGTTTTTGTGTTCGAATTCAACAGTAACTATTAATGTGGTTGCTCTGTGATTTCAATGAATATTTGTTGAGATCTAAAACTAAACTTTTTTGGGGAAAAAAGACAAGTTGTTAagtaaaattaatgtacatgtaaatgtataaagAAACTCACACTTTCACATTTTCCGACACGATTGTAGTTACTATTTCTCCTCGTATTTGTTTCCATATAGGATTGTAACTTTTTTGGGAAAGCCCATGAAGGTATGGATGGTGGAAGCAACACGTCTTCCATTGTCTGCCATCACTACCTGCCTATGCCCGAAGATTATGAAGTCCCGGAAGGTCAGCTTAGAATCGATGCACATACTGATCTGGATACACTGACTTTGGTCTTCCAAGATGATGCCGGTGGTCTAGAGGTAGGTGATTTAGTGTTCAGGataaatgtaaatacaggagaaatgaagttgccttggtgatCCACTCATATTccgtttttgacacaaaagaTAAACAAAATTGAACTCTAAACTAACACACACAACTgaatcct
This region of Glandiceps talaboti chromosome 4, keGlaTala1.1, whole genome shotgun sequence genomic DNA includes:
- the LOC144434172 gene encoding uncharacterized protein LOC144434172; the encoded protein is MSTTGIPVIDFSAYSVDKDDVSEDKIEKLIDELYHAFSTVGFVYLSNHGINLEKLNQVFNVAEKFFSLSKEVKMEYSVHNNDEYHGYNSLGFKGADKKCSREEVKEAFTYRENFVGKTMPDEELPEFRKILVDFYKICSKLSGRLMKILAKGLNLPDCNFFGKAHEGMDGGSNTSSIVCHHYLPMPEDYEVPEGQLRIDAHTDLDTLTLVFQDDAGGLEILDSGGQYVPAEPIEGTILVNLGQFMERWSAGKLKATKHRVVIPQTDAGRMKGRQSVIFFTNPDDDVIVECIDKSNKYPPVKAIDSLRDLFKMVYTSK